A genomic segment from Haloarchaeobius salinus encodes:
- a CDS encoding FAD-binding oxidoreductase codes for MSIEYVQTDEERIEELERSLRGQLLLPDDDGYHEARQVWNAMIDRRPALVVQCAGPADVQAAVNYARETDQLVSVKSGGHNIAGTAVGEDAVMLDLSGMNSVRVDPDARTVRVEPGAVLNELDHETQAHGLAVPVGYNSTTGIAGLALGGGFGWLSRTYGLTCDNLLSADVVTAAGELVHASAEENEDLFWGLRGGGGNFGVVTSFEFQLHEVGPELLAGLLVHPFEDTQSVLTAYREFVADAPDEATVWFVIRDAPPLEFLPEEWHGERVLILAACYAGDMSDGERVLQPLRDIGDPIADVVGPHRYTEWQQAFDPLGSEGVRNYWKSHNFEALTDEIIETYVEYGERLPSADSEIACAQLGGAINDVDVAATAYPHRNAKFLMNLHTRWEDRERDDECIEWTREFHEAMTPHATGGVYVNFLPETDGAAQAAYRENYERMVDLKTTWDPENRFRLNHNVEPATDDRSM; via the coding sequence ATGTCAATCGAATACGTACAGACCGACGAGGAACGAATCGAAGAACTCGAGCGGAGCCTCCGGGGGCAACTGTTGCTGCCGGACGACGATGGCTATCACGAGGCACGACAGGTGTGGAACGCGATGATCGACCGCCGGCCGGCGCTCGTCGTCCAGTGTGCGGGGCCAGCCGACGTGCAGGCCGCCGTGAACTACGCCCGGGAGACCGACCAGCTAGTGTCCGTGAAGTCCGGGGGTCACAACATCGCGGGCACCGCCGTGGGCGAAGACGCCGTCATGCTCGACCTCTCCGGGATGAACTCGGTTCGCGTCGACCCGGATGCGAGGACGGTCCGGGTGGAACCGGGTGCCGTGCTCAACGAGCTCGACCACGAGACGCAGGCACACGGGCTCGCGGTCCCGGTCGGCTACAACTCCACCACCGGCATCGCCGGACTCGCCCTCGGTGGCGGGTTCGGATGGCTCTCCAGGACGTACGGACTGACGTGCGACAACCTGCTCTCGGCCGATGTCGTGACCGCTGCTGGTGAACTCGTCCACGCGAGCGCCGAGGAGAACGAGGACCTCTTCTGGGGGCTCCGGGGCGGGGGCGGCAACTTCGGTGTCGTCACCTCCTTCGAGTTCCAGCTCCACGAGGTCGGCCCCGAGCTGCTGGCGGGACTGCTCGTCCACCCGTTCGAGGACACGCAGTCCGTCCTCACGGCGTACCGTGAGTTCGTCGCCGACGCACCCGACGAGGCGACGGTCTGGTTCGTGATCCGCGATGCGCCCCCGCTCGAGTTCCTCCCCGAGGAGTGGCACGGCGAGCGCGTGCTCATCCTCGCCGCCTGCTACGCCGGCGATATGTCCGACGGTGAGCGGGTGCTCCAGCCGTTGCGCGACATCGGTGACCCCATCGCCGACGTCGTCGGCCCGCACCGGTACACCGAGTGGCAGCAGGCGTTCGACCCACTCGGGTCCGAAGGGGTGCGCAACTACTGGAAGTCACACAACTTCGAGGCGCTCACCGACGAAATAATCGAGACCTACGTCGAGTACGGGGAGAGGCTCCCCTCGGCGGACTCCGAGATCGCCTGTGCCCAGCTCGGTGGGGCGATAAACGACGTCGACGTGGCGGCGACCGCCTACCCCCACCGGAACGCGAAGTTCCTGATGAACCTCCACACGCGCTGGGAGGACCGCGAGCGCGACGACGAATGCATCGAGTGGACCCGCGAGTTCCACGAGGCCATGACGCCGCACGCGACCGGTGGTGTCTACGTCAACTTCCTGCCCGAGACCGACGGCGCTGCCCAGGCGGCCTACCGCGAGAACTACGAACGCATGGTCGACCTGAAGACGACGTGGGACCCCGAGAACCGGTTCCGGCTGAACCACAACGTCGAGCCCGCGACGGACGACCGTTCGATGTGA
- a CDS encoding SDR family NAD(P)-dependent oxidoreductase yields the protein MAELLDGRTAVVTGGASGNGRAIAIRLAEFGANVVVVADVREDPREGGVPTHELIASEDGVESEFLGCDVTRWGDVVAAIDRAEELGGFDIMVNNTGILESGPITELTEGEFDAVMDVNVMGTFLGSKAAAEAMRRARRSRRWRGSPRWL from the coding sequence GTGGCAGAACTACTCGACGGAAGAACGGCGGTTGTAACGGGCGGTGCAAGCGGGAACGGGCGGGCAATCGCGATCCGACTTGCGGAGTTCGGGGCGAACGTCGTCGTCGTCGCCGACGTCCGCGAGGACCCGCGTGAGGGCGGTGTTCCGACCCACGAACTGATCGCGTCCGAGGACGGCGTCGAATCCGAGTTCCTCGGCTGTGACGTGACACGGTGGGGGGACGTCGTGGCAGCCATCGACCGCGCCGAGGAACTCGGTGGATTCGACATTATGGTCAACAATACAGGTATCCTCGAAAGCGGACCGATAACCGAGCTCACCGAAGGGGAGTTCGACGCGGTGATGGACGTCAACGTCATGGGTACCTTCCTCGGGTCGAAGGCAGCCGCCGAGGCGATGCGGCGGGCGAGACGCAGTCGCCGATGGCGTGGGTCTCCTCGTTGGCTTTGA
- a CDS encoding DEAD/DEAH box helicase gives MSQDTPTDAPTSADRLQESYPEYEGQLQHAETIPERPAHTVDPHEVLRADLAGRFSDAVGDLYTHQARALNVLDDGENVCVATSTSSGKTYVYALQIARNHLADPESTALLVYPTKALSRDQEQELNEFFAGLGLDLSVRVYDGDTPGDRRRHIRENADVVITNFAGVNTYLGHHGGWRRFFANCELLAVDESHTYTGVHGMHVAWTVRRLRRILAHYGSDPQVVCTSATVGNPAEHSERLVGKPFAVVDRDGSPRGSRDVAFWKPPVDEDELDEDADFEAFRAATTSPVWEGASILAHLGLHGLQTLMFARSRKNAELGAKYAGDAASKHPRHGHVDVAPYHAGLGKETRRGTEYEFKTGQLDGVTSTNALELGIDVGSMDATILTGYPGTRQSFWQQVGRSGRGTSDALSVFVARADAIDQYILDHPEYVLGDAIEDGVVGLENNPVYAEHVRCAAHEKPLTEGDRAWFDGERLDRAVEMWADAGQLAGDLERAVRYTGPPRPQADVSMYGAADTQFVVRRADGDIDMEPVDRDRAYRDHHEGALFLHAGAQYLVTEFVEDAPQPYITVERVRTDEYTETTSEKTIRELEVEERRELGDGYAVAYGTGTVEIHYTHYQRKNISTGQATTPLQPTGLPPVELRTDLVWIETPPGLRDEILADVGGLDPATASEGEVMDVFGGGLHGAEHGMIKLTPLELRLDTGDLGGLSTPLHPETGVPTWFIHSAVEGGLGFARRIYERTESLARRTRERVAGCDCSGTGGCPACIMDSQCGNQNQFLHTESTVAVLDEVLDRL, from the coding sequence ATGAGTCAGGACACACCCACCGACGCACCGACCTCCGCAGACCGGCTGCAGGAGTCGTATCCGGAATACGAGGGCCAGCTCCAGCACGCCGAGACCATCCCGGAACGACCGGCGCACACCGTGGACCCACACGAGGTGCTGCGTGCCGACCTCGCGGGTAGGTTCTCGGACGCCGTCGGCGATCTTTACACCCACCAGGCGCGGGCGCTGAACGTCCTCGACGATGGGGAGAACGTCTGCGTCGCCACCTCGACCTCGTCGGGCAAGACGTACGTCTACGCGCTCCAGATCGCCCGGAACCACCTCGCGGACCCGGAGTCGACGGCGCTGCTGGTCTACCCGACGAAGGCACTCTCCCGCGACCAGGAGCAGGAGCTCAACGAGTTCTTCGCCGGCCTCGGACTCGACCTCTCGGTACGGGTGTACGACGGCGACACGCCGGGCGACCGTCGGCGACACATCCGCGAGAACGCCGACGTCGTCATCACGAACTTCGCCGGCGTGAACACGTACCTCGGCCACCACGGCGGCTGGCGGCGCTTCTTCGCGAACTGCGAGCTGCTCGCGGTCGACGAGTCCCACACCTACACCGGCGTCCACGGGATGCACGTCGCGTGGACCGTCCGCCGGTTGCGACGCATCCTCGCCCACTACGGCAGCGACCCGCAGGTCGTCTGCACCTCCGCGACGGTCGGGAACCCCGCCGAGCACTCGGAACGCCTCGTCGGGAAGCCCTTCGCGGTCGTCGACCGGGATGGCTCCCCCCGGGGGAGCCGCGACGTCGCGTTCTGGAAGCCACCCGTGGACGAGGACGAACTCGACGAGGACGCCGACTTCGAGGCGTTCCGCGCGGCGACGACGAGCCCGGTCTGGGAGGGGGCGTCCATCCTCGCCCACCTCGGCCTGCACGGGCTCCAGACGCTCATGTTCGCCCGGAGCCGGAAGAACGCGGAGCTGGGCGCGAAGTACGCCGGCGACGCCGCGAGCAAGCACCCGCGACACGGCCACGTCGACGTCGCACCGTACCACGCGGGTCTGGGCAAGGAGACCAGACGGGGCACCGAGTACGAGTTCAAGACCGGCCAGCTCGACGGCGTCACCTCGACGAACGCGCTCGAACTCGGCATCGACGTGGGCTCGATGGACGCGACGATACTCACGGGCTATCCCGGCACCAGACAGTCGTTCTGGCAGCAGGTGGGCCGCTCCGGTCGGGGGACCAGCGACGCCCTCTCGGTGTTCGTCGCCCGTGCCGACGCCATCGACCAGTACATCCTCGACCATCCGGAATACGTCCTCGGCGACGCCATCGAGGACGGCGTCGTCGGGCTGGAGAACAACCCCGTCTACGCCGAGCACGTCCGCTGTGCCGCACACGAGAAGCCCCTCACGGAAGGCGACCGGGCGTGGTTCGACGGCGAGCGCCTCGACCGCGCCGTCGAGATGTGGGCCGACGCCGGCCAGCTCGCCGGCGACCTCGAAAGGGCAGTCCGCTACACCGGCCCACCCAGACCGCAGGCGGACGTGTCGATGTACGGCGCGGCCGACACCCAGTTCGTCGTCCGTCGCGCCGACGGCGACATCGACATGGAGCCGGTCGACCGCGACCGGGCCTACCGCGACCACCACGAGGGTGCGCTGTTCCTCCACGCCGGCGCGCAGTACCTCGTCACCGAGTTCGTCGAGGACGCCCCCCAGCCGTACATCACTGTCGAGCGCGTCCGCACCGACGAGTACACCGAGACCACCTCCGAGAAGACCATCCGCGAGCTGGAGGTCGAGGAGCGGCGCGAGCTCGGCGACGGCTACGCGGTCGCCTACGGCACGGGCACCGTCGAGATACACTACACGCACTACCAGCGCAAGAACATCAGCACCGGACAGGCGACGACGCCGCTCCAGCCGACCGGTCTCCCGCCGGTCGAACTCAGGACCGACCTCGTGTGGATCGAGACGCCACCCGGCCTCCGGGACGAGATACTCGCAGACGTCGGGGGGCTGGACCCCGCCACGGCGAGCGAGGGCGAGGTGATGGACGTGTTCGGCGGTGGCCTCCACGGTGCGGAGCACGGCATGATCAAGCTCACGCCGCTGGAGCTCAGACTGGACACGGGCGACCTCGGCGGGCTGAGCACGCCGCTGCACCCCGAGACCGGCGTCCCGACGTGGTTCATCCACAGCGCGGTCGAGGGTGGGCTCGGCTTCGCGCGGCGCATCTACGAGCGGACGGAGTCGCTCGCCCGCCGGACCCGCGAGCGCGTCGCCGGCTGTGACTGTTCGGGCACCGGTGGCTGTCCGGCGTGCATCATGGATTCCCAGTGCGGCAACCAGAACCAGTTCCTCCACACCGAGTCGACGGTCGCCGTGCTGGACGAGGTGCTCGACCGGCTCTGA
- a CDS encoding ribonuclease H-like domain-containing protein: protein MEPSARIAAVAPAFVERATATQLEDWLAYFEPDVVVLAGTEPARRASSALRRVTGDETVVFDPNGHDPRRGPRTVAGVQFVLAPTTDDLATVDPDGPAFVLSGLLSLDVDRAALSTSLDGLAAYREALGRAAAADTLVHLSVRLPAEYRREWDGLTVVGAGADAGVGDEPLVALDCVGDGQVLTRSLDRSNLGLQALDGVGDTRARRLREAGFGSRAAVAEASVETLAGLDGLGASSAGRIAESARAVADGAVVRRSDTPLPAGEPVFVDIETDGLTPTITWLVGVLDGTADDGTYRSFLQRDPDDPGGAIREFLAWYDAEAADRPVVAYNGWRFDFQVLGEHVAEYCPEFEPVWNAMDRFDPYRWAVRDDNAVLPGRTNKLEDVAAALCHETADTGLTGAAVARAYRAWMDDPSPETELDWERFDTYCEDDVRALATIWAALRGSDRVVSTAGTDAGTDDTTQGTLSDW from the coding sequence ATGGAGCCGTCGGCCCGCATCGCCGCCGTCGCGCCTGCCTTCGTCGAGCGAGCGACGGCGACGCAACTCGAGGACTGGCTCGCGTACTTCGAGCCGGACGTGGTGGTACTGGCCGGAACCGAGCCGGCACGCCGGGCCAGCAGCGCACTCCGGCGCGTCACCGGCGACGAGACGGTCGTCTTCGACCCGAACGGCCACGACCCGAGACGGGGCCCGCGAACCGTCGCCGGTGTCCAGTTCGTGCTGGCACCGACGACTGACGACCTCGCCACCGTCGACCCGGACGGGCCGGCGTTCGTCCTCTCCGGGCTGCTCTCGCTGGACGTGGACCGGGCCGCACTGTCGACCTCGCTCGACGGGCTGGCTGCCTATCGCGAGGCACTCGGGAGAGCCGCGGCTGCGGACACGCTGGTCCACCTCTCCGTGCGGCTCCCGGCCGAATACCGCCGCGAGTGGGATGGACTCACCGTCGTCGGTGCCGGGGCCGACGCGGGCGTGGGCGACGAACCGCTGGTCGCGCTCGACTGTGTCGGCGACGGGCAGGTGCTCACGCGGTCCCTCGACCGCTCGAACCTCGGGTTACAGGCGCTCGACGGCGTCGGCGACACCCGCGCACGGCGGCTCCGCGAGGCCGGATTCGGGAGCCGGGCGGCCGTCGCCGAGGCGTCGGTCGAGACGCTGGCCGGACTCGACGGCCTGGGTGCGTCGTCCGCCGGACGCATCGCGGAGAGCGCCCGGGCCGTCGCGGACGGAGCGGTCGTCCGTCGCTCCGATACCCCGCTGCCCGCCGGCGAACCGGTGTTCGTCGACATCGAGACAGACGGTCTGACCCCGACAATCACGTGGCTCGTCGGCGTGCTCGACGGCACGGCCGACGACGGCACCTACCGGTCGTTCCTCCAGCGCGACCCCGACGACCCCGGAGGGGCCATCCGCGAGTTCCTCGCGTGGTACGACGCGGAGGCCGCCGACCGTCCCGTCGTCGCCTACAACGGCTGGAGATTCGACTTCCAGGTGCTCGGCGAGCACGTCGCCGAGTACTGTCCCGAGTTCGAGCCGGTCTGGAACGCGATGGACCGGTTCGACCCGTACCGCTGGGCCGTCCGGGACGACAACGCCGTCCTCCCCGGCCGGACCAACAAGCTCGAGGACGTCGCGGCGGCGCTCTGCCACGAGACAGCCGACACCGGGCTGACCGGGGCCGCCGTCGCACGCGCCTACCGCGCCTGGATGGACGACCCGTCACCGGAGACCGAACTCGACTGGGAGCGCTTCGACACCTACTGCGAGGACGACGTCCGAGCCCTCGCGACGATCTGGGCCGCGCTCCGGGGGAGCGACCGTGTTGTCTCGACGGCGGGCACCGATGCCGGGACGGACGACACCACGCAGGGCACGCTCTCGGACTGGTGA
- a CDS encoding urease accessory protein UreE: MLVADRYLGHRDDGSVATRLADTSPASVHDVVLSETDRRRSRVRTTTTTGRDLGVLVARDLADGDVLATEDGELVVVELEPVDALVLDLAVADISVEEALELGHALGNRHWDLAMRGSEALFPVPDTRDRMRATVRSLVPEGVPVNFESVPPTTFDDGGGPRHRHVHDIPPDETVGLDVRSADGGDG, from the coding sequence ATGCTGGTCGCCGACCGCTACCTCGGGCACAGAGACGACGGGTCCGTCGCGACCCGACTCGCCGACACGTCGCCTGCATCCGTCCACGACGTGGTGCTCTCGGAGACTGACCGGCGTCGCTCCCGGGTCCGCACCACGACGACGACGGGTCGTGACCTCGGCGTCCTGGTTGCTCGGGACCTCGCCGACGGCGACGTGCTGGCGACGGAGGATGGGGAGCTGGTCGTCGTCGAACTCGAACCCGTCGACGCACTCGTCCTCGACCTCGCGGTGGCCGACATCTCTGTCGAGGAGGCGCTCGAACTCGGACACGCGCTCGGCAACCGCCACTGGGACCTCGCGATGCGCGGCTCGGAGGCGCTGTTCCCGGTTCCGGACACACGTGACCGGATGCGTGCGACGGTCCGGAGTCTCGTGCCCGAGGGCGTGCCCGTCAACTTCGAGTCCGTCCCGCCGACGACGTTCGACGACGGCGGGGGGCCGCGACACAGACATGTCCATGACATCCCACCCGACGAGACGGTCGGGCTCGACGTCCGCTCCGCGGACGGTGGTGACGGATGA
- a CDS encoding amidase: protein MSSIDRSDVEAVVRRHGLAPDDETVAAFLEATQDLSTQYGGLAAEHLASENHVDPTPGDDEYNAFRYRFELGDGDGRLSDLDVAVKENVVVAGVPSTCGSPGLEYEPPHNATVVDRLVDDGATLLGTTNMDEFAFYITGETCAHGRTGNPAVDGCVPGGSSSGSGAAVAAGYVDAALGTDTGGSVRIPASFCGVVGVKPTHQRVSRFGVVDLSHSLDHVGPLAGDVRTAARVLETIAGPDVADPSTRGTPEPTGYVDAVDAGVDGLDIGVVAEAMATSEDAVAARVSETVDELAEAGATAEETSLAGYATMGPAVGAIAGLEFAAFVGANGASYSTGTGTTEALREALAAANERGEFGEDVMGLLVTNGVVADGDGAEYVAAKGMQRQFTRTVADALAEYDALVMPTTPIPAPQFGELEGMDGLLRAVENTAPFNCSGTPAVSVPCGAVGGKPVGLQVVTDWNDEATALSVAGAVEAL from the coding sequence ATGTCATCGATTGATCGAAGCGACGTCGAGGCGGTCGTCAGGCGGCACGGCCTCGCCCCCGACGACGAGACCGTCGCGGCGTTTCTCGAGGCCACCCAGGACCTGTCCACACAGTACGGCGGCCTCGCAGCCGAGCACTTGGCGAGTGAGAACCACGTCGATCCGACCCCCGGCGACGACGAGTACAACGCCTTCCGCTACCGGTTCGAACTCGGCGACGGTGACGGGCGGCTGTCGGACCTCGACGTCGCAGTCAAGGAGAACGTCGTCGTGGCCGGGGTCCCCTCGACGTGTGGCTCACCGGGTCTCGAGTACGAACCCCCGCACAATGCGACCGTCGTGGACCGTCTCGTCGACGACGGGGCGACGCTCCTCGGGACGACGAACATGGACGAGTTCGCGTTCTACATCACCGGCGAGACGTGTGCGCACGGTCGGACGGGCAACCCGGCCGTCGACGGCTGTGTCCCCGGTGGCTCCTCGAGCGGCAGTGGGGCGGCCGTCGCGGCCGGGTACGTCGATGCCGCGCTGGGGACCGACACCGGCGGGTCCGTCCGAATCCCGGCCTCGTTCTGTGGGGTCGTCGGCGTCAAACCGACACACCAGCGCGTCTCCCGCTTCGGCGTCGTCGACCTCTCGCACTCGCTGGACCACGTCGGGCCACTCGCCGGTGACGTACGGACCGCAGCACGGGTCCTCGAGACAATCGCGGGCCCGGACGTGGCCGACCCGTCGACGCGCGGGACGCCCGAGCCGACCGGCTACGTCGATGCGGTCGACGCGGGTGTCGACGGGCTCGACATCGGTGTCGTGGCGGAGGCGATGGCGACCAGCGAGGACGCCGTCGCCGCGCGGGTCTCGGAGACGGTGGATGAGCTGGCCGAGGCAGGCGCGACCGCCGAGGAGACCTCGCTGGCGGGCTACGCGACGATGGGACCGGCCGTCGGAGCCATCGCCGGCCTCGAGTTCGCGGCCTTCGTCGGGGCGAACGGTGCCTCGTACTCGACGGGCACCGGCACGACGGAGGCTCTCAGGGAGGCGTTGGCCGCAGCGAACGAGCGGGGCGAGTTCGGGGAGGACGTCATGGGCCTGCTCGTCACGAACGGTGTCGTGGCCGACGGCGATGGGGCCGAGTACGTCGCGGCGAAGGGGATGCAACGGCAGTTCACCCGAACCGTCGCCGATGCGCTCGCGGAGTACGACGCGCTCGTCATGCCGACGACGCCGATCCCCGCGCCCCAGTTCGGCGAACTCGAGGGGATGGACGGCCTCCTCAGGGCGGTCGAGAACACGGCCCCGTTCAACTGCAGCGGCACCCCGGCCGTCTCGGTCCCCTGCGGCGCGGTCGGCGGCAAGCCCGTGGGGCTCCAGGTGGTCACGGACTGGAACGACGAGGCGACCGCGCTCAGTGTGGCGGGTGCCGTCGAAGCGCTCTGA
- a CDS encoding class I SAM-dependent methyltransferase, translating to MDSNDVRREWADRSGEYSPRYYAHRGSDEATELLAETLTERVGRDASVLELGCSSGRHLAALADAGFTDLTGIDVNADALDVLAETYEELAATGTFHVAAIEEFLPELADDAFDAVFTVETLQHVHPDEAWVFAEVARVTGSLLVVVENEGEEPGTTREVGEGIPLFYRDWNETFTAHGLREVDSGTTKRDTVHVFEPGR from the coding sequence GTGGATTCCAACGACGTCCGACGCGAGTGGGCGGACCGGTCCGGCGAGTACTCGCCGCGCTACTACGCCCACCGCGGGTCGGACGAGGCGACCGAGTTGCTGGCCGAGACGCTCACAGAGCGCGTCGGCCGTGACGCGAGCGTGCTGGAGCTCGGCTGCAGCTCCGGCCGTCACCTCGCCGCGCTGGCGGATGCAGGCTTCACGGATCTCACGGGCATCGACGTCAACGCGGATGCGCTCGACGTGCTGGCGGAGACGTACGAGGAACTGGCAGCGACCGGGACGTTCCACGTCGCCGCCATCGAGGAGTTCCTCCCCGAACTCGCGGACGACGCGTTCGACGCCGTGTTCACCGTCGAGACGCTCCAGCACGTCCACCCCGACGAGGCATGGGTGTTCGCGGAGGTCGCGCGGGTGACCGGGTCGCTACTCGTGGTCGTCGAGAACGAGGGAGAGGAGCCCGGAACGACCAGGGAGGTAGGGGAGGGAATCCCCCTCTTCTACCGCGACTGGAACGAGACGTTCACCGCCCACGGACTGCGGGAGGTCGACTCCGGAACGACGAAGCGGGACACCGTCCACGTGTTCGAACCCGGGCGGTGA
- a CDS encoding NUDIX hydrolase, producing the protein MSDAPPPWEELDESTLESDGLVQRPTPSQVSAATARTLRFGAKALVTSRDRVLLVREQRDDGSTFWTLPGGGLEHGETARECLARELREEIACGCTPGAIVARCQYQHTTRPDTTTLYTVFETTLADQPTPNGSEDVIACEWIDPAHPPSGTIDPFETIIARLTR; encoded by the coding sequence ATGAGCGATGCACCACCTCCCTGGGAGGAGTTGGACGAGTCCACCCTGGAGAGCGACGGGCTGGTCCAACGTCCGACCCCGAGTCAGGTGTCGGCGGCCACGGCTCGAACGTTGCGATTCGGCGCGAAGGCACTGGTCACGTCGCGGGATCGCGTCCTCCTCGTCCGCGAGCAACGAGACGACGGCTCGACGTTCTGGACGCTACCCGGCGGCGGTCTGGAACATGGCGAGACGGCCCGAGAGTGCCTCGCGCGGGAGCTCCGCGAGGAGATCGCCTGCGGGTGTACTCCCGGTGCTATCGTCGCCCGGTGCCAGTATCAGCATACGACCCGCCCCGATACGACGACGCTCTACACCGTGTTCGAGACGACCCTCGCCGACCAGCCGACACCGAACGGTAGTGAAGATGTCATCGCCTGCGAGTGGATCGACCCTGCACACCCCCCGAGCGGTACCATCGACCCGTTCGAGACCATCATCGCACGCCTCACCCGCTGA
- a CDS encoding urease accessory protein UreF, with protein MTDVASLSAFRLADSFLPIGTDSVSYALEQFVAEDRVTDAADLEALLATYLRRLLGPCELVALRAAHAATLAADIEDVYEADRRLTATTLPAEFRESAERAGDRLLTVQRDLRDDPRLDRYGRVVDRDDSPGNFPVVLGVVTAVDGIDERTACALCCHGFLTGQVGAAQRLMSLGHSDAQRVLDALQPVVVQAIDDSEDRSLDEMTPFAPLVDVLSATHERADRRLFLS; from the coding sequence ATGACCGACGTGGCTTCCCTGTCTGCGTTCCGGCTGGCGGACTCGTTCCTCCCCATCGGGACGGACAGCGTCTCGTACGCGCTCGAGCAGTTCGTGGCGGAGGACCGTGTCACGGACGCCGCGGACCTCGAGGCGTTGCTCGCGACGTATCTGCGGCGGCTGCTCGGGCCGTGTGAACTGGTGGCGTTGCGTGCCGCCCACGCCGCCACGTTGGCGGCGGATATCGAGGATGTCTACGAGGCGGACCGCCGACTGACCGCCACGACCCTCCCGGCGGAGTTCCGCGAGAGTGCCGAGCGGGCTGGCGACCGACTCCTCACCGTCCAGCGTGACCTCCGTGACGACCCCCGACTCGACCGGTACGGCCGTGTCGTCGACCGGGACGACTCGCCCGGCAACTTTCCGGTGGTGCTCGGCGTCGTCACCGCGGTCGACGGTATCGACGAGCGGACCGCCTGTGCCCTCTGCTGTCACGGGTTCCTGACTGGACAGGTCGGTGCCGCCCAGCGACTCATGTCGCTCGGGCACAGCGACGCCCAGCGCGTCCTCGACGCACTCCAGCCGGTCGTCGTCCAGGCGATCGACGACAGCGAAGACAGGTCGCTGGACGAGATGACGCCGTTCGCCCCGCTCGTTGACGTGCTCTCCGCGACCCACGAGCGCGCGGACCGCCGGCTCTTTCTCAGCTGA
- a CDS encoding NAD-dependent succinate-semialdehyde dehydrogenase codes for MQSQNPATERPVREYDSDSDEEIDDALERATTAYDDWRARPIEERQTMLADVASVLRENVEEYAQLITTEMGKPISESRSEVEKCAWVCDYYAEHAGAHLADDRLATVPEANTKVVYEPLGAVLAVMPWNYPFWQVFRFAAPTLTAGNVGLLKHASNVPGCALAIEEIFESAGYPEGVFTTLLVGSGDVERVLADDRVRAATLTGSEYAGRKVAETAGYHLKKTVLELGGSGPYVVLDDADLDAAVETAVTARFMNTGQSCIAAKRFVVVDEVYDEFVDRFTSAAAELTVGDPSADETDIGPLAKATFVDELHEQVEESVEAGAALELGGEPLERQGHYYAPTVLTDVPRSAPAACEETFGPVATVFRVDDEQGAVELANDSRFGLGASVWTQDRDRGERIGRQLETGAVFVNELVKSDPRVPFGGIKASGYGRELSKQGIREFVNRKTLWVQ; via the coding sequence ATGCAGAGCCAGAACCCGGCGACGGAGCGACCCGTCCGCGAGTACGACTCGGACTCTGACGAAGAGATCGACGACGCCCTCGAACGGGCGACCACGGCATACGACGACTGGCGTGCCCGCCCCATCGAGGAGCGACAGACGATGCTCGCCGACGTGGCGAGCGTCCTCCGCGAGAACGTCGAGGAGTACGCCCAGCTCATCACGACCGAGATGGGGAAACCGATCTCTGAGTCCAGAAGCGAGGTCGAGAAGTGCGCCTGGGTGTGTGACTACTACGCCGAACACGCCGGCGCGCACCTCGCCGACGACCGGCTCGCGACGGTCCCCGAGGCGAACACGAAGGTCGTCTACGAGCCGCTCGGTGCCGTCCTCGCCGTGATGCCGTGGAACTACCCGTTCTGGCAGGTGTTCCGGTTCGCCGCGCCGACCCTCACCGCCGGTAACGTCGGTCTACTCAAGCACGCGTCGAACGTCCCCGGGTGTGCCCTCGCAATAGAGGAGATATTCGAGTCAGCGGGCTATCCGGAGGGGGTGTTCACGACGCTGCTGGTCGGCTCGGGGGACGTCGAACGGGTCCTCGCCGACGACCGGGTCCGGGCCGCCACGCTCACCGGCAGCGAGTACGCCGGCCGCAAGGTCGCCGAGACCGCCGGCTACCACCTGAAGAAGACCGTCCTCGAACTCGGCGGGAGCGGGCCCTACGTCGTCCTCGACGACGCCGACCTGGATGCCGCCGTCGAGACGGCCGTGACCGCCCGCTTCATGAACACCGGCCAGTCGTGCATCGCGGCGAAGCGCTTCGTCGTCGTCGACGAGGTGTACGACGAGTTCGTCGACCGGTTCACGAGCGCCGCCGCGGAGCTCACCGTCGGGGACCCGTCGGCCGACGAGACCGACATCGGTCCGCTGGCGAAGGCGACGTTCGTCGACGAACTCCACGAGCAGGTCGAGGAGAGTGTCGAGGCCGGTGCGGCGCTCGAACTCGGGGGCGAACCGCTCGAGAGACAGGGCCACTACTACGCGCCCACCGTGCTCACCGACGTGCCCCGGAGTGCGCCTGCGGCGTGCGAGGAGACGTTCGGCCCCGTCGCGACCGTCTTCCGGGTCGACGACGAGCAGGGCGCGGTCGAACTCGCGAACGACTCTCGCTTCGGTCTCGGAGCCAGCGTCTGGACGCAGGACCGCGACCGGGGCGAACGCATCGGTCGCCAGCTCGAGACGGGTGCTGTCTTCGTCAACGAACTCGTGAAGTCCGACCCGCGCGTTCCGTTCGGCGGCATCAAGGCCTCCGGCTACGGGCGCGAACTCTCGAAGCAGGGCATCCGCGAGTTCGTCAACCGGAAGACGCTCTGGGTCCAGTGA